From Paracoccus suum, the proteins below share one genomic window:
- a CDS encoding Gfo/Idh/MocA family protein: protein MSAPIRLGMVGGGEGAFIGAVHRIAARMDGQFQLIAGALSGDPARARASAEALGLARSYDDWAAMAKAEAARPDGIEAVAIVTPNHLHAGPAAAFLASGIHVICDKPLAATEEGARQIAEAAGASDARFFLTHNYAAYPMIREARAIMAEGGIGDLRLVQVEYLQDWLASDPGSKQSEWRLDPARAGAGALGDIGTHAWQLAAFVTGQYPSQIAAEVSALVPGRAVDDDARVALRYAGGARGGIWVSQVATGCENRLSLRLYGSTGGLEWSHEVPDRLIRTHLGQPSQILTRAQDRSASSRTPPGHPEGYLEAFANLYSDIAAVIRGDSTPAARLPGLADGLSGMEFIAAARRSSEAGGAWVATGTGTAT from the coding sequence ATGAGCGCGCCGATCCGCCTTGGGATGGTCGGCGGGGGCGAAGGCGCGTTCATCGGAGCCGTCCACCGGATCGCCGCGCGCATGGACGGTCAGTTCCAACTGATCGCGGGGGCGCTGAGCGGCGATCCGGCCCGCGCCCGCGCCTCGGCCGAGGCGCTAGGGCTGGCGCGCAGCTATGACGACTGGGCCGCGATGGCCAAGGCCGAGGCGGCACGCCCCGACGGAATCGAAGCGGTCGCCATCGTCACCCCGAACCACCTGCATGCCGGTCCAGCGGCGGCGTTCCTCGCCTCCGGCATCCATGTGATCTGCGACAAGCCCCTCGCCGCGACCGAGGAAGGCGCGCGGCAGATCGCCGAGGCCGCCGGCGCCTCGGACGCGCGGTTCTTTCTGACCCACAACTACGCCGCCTATCCGATGATCCGCGAGGCGCGTGCGATCATGGCCGAGGGCGGGATCGGAGACCTGAGGCTGGTGCAGGTTGAATATCTGCAGGACTGGCTGGCGAGCGATCCCGGCTCGAAACAATCGGAATGGCGGCTCGACCCGGCGCGCGCCGGCGCCGGGGCGCTGGGCGACATCGGCACCCATGCCTGGCAACTCGCCGCCTTTGTCACCGGCCAGTATCCGAGCCAGATCGCGGCCGAGGTCAGCGCCCTGGTGCCGGGACGCGCGGTCGACGACGATGCCCGCGTGGCGCTGCGCTATGCCGGTGGCGCGCGGGGCGGAATCTGGGTCAGTCAGGTCGCGACCGGCTGCGAGAACCGCCTGTCCCTGCGCCTTTACGGCAGCACCGGCGGTCTCGAATGGTCGCACGAGGTGCCGGACCGGCTGATCCGCACCCATCTTGGCCAACCCTCGCAAATCCTGACCCGGGCGCAGGATCGCAGCGCCAGCAGCCGGACTCCGCCCGGACACCCCGAGGGGTATCTCGAAGCCTTTGCAAATCTTTACAGCGATATAGCTGCGGTTATTCGTGGCGACTCAACGCCTGCCGCACGCCTGCCGGGACTGGCCGACGGGCTGTCAGGAATGGAATTCATCGCTGCCGCACGCCGCTCCTCCGAGGCGGGCGGCGCCTGGGTTGCGACCGGGACGGGGACCGCGACATGA
- a CDS encoding sugar ABC transporter ATP-binding protein has translation MSAAPILALTGVRRSFGPVEVLHGVDLPLLPGEVHALIGENGAGKSTAMRILAGYLPPSAGEVRLAGAPVAFSGAPQAEAAGIVMIHQEFNLAPDLSIAANIYLGREIGGWRLDHQAMRDGAARLLADLGTPLDPRTRIQDLTVPQRQMVEIAKAVSRAPKVLIMDEPSAVLTHREVGTLYDLIDRLRGQGVAILYCSHRLDEVERLADRITVLRDGTVVRSALRGELTPDAMANAMVGRELEDMFPPRPAAPTAPEIALSVRDLSVPPLVSGASFDLHRGEMLGIAGLVGAGRTELAEALAGLRPAQGVISRGNGRAIPLGDPAAATRARIAYLTEDRKEAGLLLGKSLRVNLTLAALHRFGRVLIDRPAEDAALARAIRDFDIRAADPTMTAGNLSGGNQQKLLLAKMLLNEPEVIIVDEPTRGIDVGTKRQIYSFLRGLTAAGRSVIVISSELPEVMGLADRILVMRQGRIAGEVPGAGASEAAIVRLMMGVEGAAA, from the coding sequence ATGAGCGCCGCCCCGATCCTTGCGCTGACCGGGGTGCGGCGCAGCTTTGGTCCGGTCGAGGTGCTGCACGGCGTCGATCTGCCCCTGCTGCCGGGCGAGGTTCACGCGCTGATCGGCGAGAATGGTGCGGGCAAGTCCACGGCGATGCGTATCCTCGCCGGTTACCTGCCGCCCAGCGCGGGCGAGGTGCGGCTGGCGGGCGCGCCGGTCGCCTTCAGCGGCGCGCCGCAGGCCGAGGCGGCCGGGATCGTCATGATCCACCAGGAGTTCAACCTCGCCCCCGACCTCAGCATCGCTGCGAACATTTACCTGGGGCGCGAGATCGGGGGCTGGCGGCTGGATCACCAGGCCATGCGCGACGGCGCCGCGCGGCTGCTGGCCGATCTGGGCACGCCCCTCGATCCCCGCACGCGTATTCAGGACCTGACCGTCCCGCAGCGCCAGATGGTCGAGATCGCAAAGGCCGTCAGCCGCGCACCCAAGGTGCTGATCATGGACGAGCCCTCGGCCGTGCTGACGCATCGCGAGGTGGGTACGCTGTATGACCTGATCGACCGGCTGCGCGGGCAGGGGGTGGCGATCCTTTACTGCTCGCACCGCTTGGACGAGGTCGAGCGGCTGGCCGACCGCATCACCGTGCTGCGCGACGGCACCGTCGTGCGCAGCGCGCTGCGCGGCGAATTGACCCCCGATGCCATGGCCAACGCCATGGTCGGGCGCGAGCTGGAGGACATGTTCCCGCCCCGTCCCGCGGCGCCCACCGCGCCCGAGATTGCCTTGTCGGTGCGAGACCTTTCGGTGCCGCCGCTTGTCAGCGGCGCCAGCTTTGATCTGCACCGGGGCGAGATGCTGGGCATTGCCGGGCTGGTGGGCGCTGGGCGGACCGAACTGGCGGAAGCGCTGGCCGGGCTGCGTCCGGCGCAGGGCGTCATCTCGCGCGGGAACGGCCGGGCTATCCCCCTTGGCGATCCGGCCGCCGCGACCCGGGCGCGCATCGCCTACCTGACCGAGGACCGCAAGGAAGCAGGATTACTGCTGGGAAAATCCCTGCGGGTGAACCTGACGCTGGCGGCGTTGCATCGCTTTGGCCGCGTGCTGATCGACCGTCCGGCCGAGGATGCGGCGCTGGCGCGCGCCATCCGCGATTTCGACATTCGCGCTGCGGATCCCACTATGACGGCCGGCAACCTGTCCGGCGGCAACCAGCAAAAACTGCTTCTTGCCAAGATGTTGCTCAACGAACCTGAGGTGATCATCGTGGACGAACCGACACGCGGCATCGACGTTGGCACCAAGCGGCAGATCTACTCCTTCCTGCGCGGGCTAACCGCCGCCGGGCGCAGCGTGATCGTCATTTCATCCGAACTGCCCGAGGTGATGGGCCTCGCCGATCGCATCCTGGTCATGCGGCAGGGCCGCATCGCGGGCGAGGTGCCCGGCGCCGGCGCGTCCGAGGCCGCCATCGTCCGGCTGATGATGGGTGTCGAAGGGGCCGCGGCATGA
- a CDS encoding ABC transporter permease has product MNWRALHSLGPVIALIALVIIGYALNPAFLAPGNVVNVLARSAFTGLIAVGMTFVITSGGLDLSVGAMAAFLAGMAILAMNALAPVTGVNWGTVLLGMCTALLGGLVAGLINGLLVTRAGIEPFIVTLGTMGIFRSLVTWIADGGTLSLDSQLRTLYRPVYYSGIGPVSWPIIVFALVAVGGHVLMRHTRFGRHVEAIGSNERVARYSSVDVGRVQLMTYVLLGLLVGLATVIYVPRLGSASGSTGIGWELEAIAAVIIGGTALKGGHGVVWGTVVGVLILSLIDNILNLADLVSPYLNGAIQGVIIVLAVILQRDKRAARD; this is encoded by the coding sequence ATGAACTGGCGCGCGCTCCACTCGCTCGGCCCTGTCATCGCGCTGATCGCGCTGGTCATCATCGGCTACGCCTTGAATCCGGCTTTTCTGGCGCCGGGCAACGTCGTCAACGTCCTGGCACGCTCGGCCTTTACCGGGTTGATCGCGGTCGGCATGACCTTTGTAATCACGTCGGGCGGGCTGGATCTGTCGGTCGGCGCCATGGCGGCCTTTCTTGCCGGAATGGCAATCCTTGCCATGAATGCGCTGGCGCCGGTCACCGGGGTGAACTGGGGCACCGTGTTGCTCGGCATGTGCACGGCCCTGCTGGGCGGTCTGGTCGCCGGACTGATCAACGGGTTGCTGGTCACGCGCGCGGGGATCGAGCCGTTCATCGTCACCCTCGGGACCATGGGCATCTTTCGCAGCCTCGTCACCTGGATCGCCGACGGCGGCACGCTCAGCCTAGATTCACAACTGCGCACGCTCTACCGGCCGGTCTATTACTCCGGCATCGGACCGGTCAGCTGGCCGATCATTGTCTTTGCCCTGGTCGCGGTTGGCGGCCATGTCCTGATGCGTCACACCCGCTTTGGCCGCCACGTCGAGGCCATTGGCAGCAACGAGCGCGTCGCCCGTTATTCCTCGGTCGACGTCGGGCGGGTGCAGCTGATGACCTATGTGCTGCTCGGCCTGCTGGTGGGGCTCGCGACGGTGATCTATGTCCCGCGCCTCGGCTCGGCCTCAGGCAGCACCGGCATCGGCTGGGAGCTGGAGGCGATTGCCGCTGTCATCATCGGGGGCACTGCGCTGAAGGGTGGGCACGGCGTTGTCTGGGGCACTGTCGTCGGCGTCCTGATCCTGTCGCTGATCGACAACATCCTGAATCTGGCGGATCTGGTCAGCCCCTATCTGAACGGGGCGATCCAGGGCGTCATCATCGTTCTCGCTGTGATCCTGCAGCGGGACAAGCGCGCCGCGCGGGACTGA
- a CDS encoding ABC transporter substrate-binding protein: MLRRNILVAPLAVAAVATLGRAGKAAAQDAAPGGATSGKAVIGVAIPSATHGFMGGLNWHAQQTIERLSKVYPDLTFVLSTAGDAGKQVNDIEDMMATRNIDGLVVLPFESEPLTGPVKAVKDAGKWVTVVDRGLSEEGIEDLYVAGDNTAFGRVAGEYFKNNLKPGSKLVVLRGLPTTLDNERVDAFQKALEGGQVEVLDMQHGNWNRDDAFKVMQDYLTKYPQIDAVWAADDDMAMGVLEAISAAGRDGKMVVVGGAGMKDIVKRIMDKDPALPVDVTYPPGLISAAIEMTALHFTSTAPVMGRFIIGSQLITPENAAQFYFPDSPF; encoded by the coding sequence ATGCTTCGCAGGAATATTCTGGTCGCGCCGCTGGCGGTCGCGGCAGTCGCAACGCTCGGCAGGGCTGGCAAGGCCGCGGCGCAGGACGCAGCACCCGGTGGCGCGACCAGCGGCAAGGCCGTGATCGGCGTCGCCATTCCGTCGGCGACCCACGGCTTCATGGGCGGCCTGAACTGGCACGCCCAGCAGACGATCGAGCGGCTGTCCAAGGTCTATCCCGACCTGACCTTCGTTCTTTCCACCGCGGGCGACGCTGGCAAGCAAGTCAATGACATCGAAGACATGATGGCGACCCGCAACATCGACGGCCTTGTCGTGCTGCCGTTCGAATCCGAGCCGCTGACCGGCCCGGTCAAGGCCGTCAAGGACGCCGGGAAATGGGTCACGGTGGTCGACCGGGGCCTGTCCGAGGAGGGGATCGAGGATCTTTACGTCGCCGGCGACAACACAGCCTTCGGCAGGGTCGCGGGCGAGTATTTCAAGAACAACCTCAAGCCCGGCTCGAAGTTGGTGGTATTGCGCGGCCTGCCGACGACCCTCGACAACGAGCGGGTCGATGCGTTCCAGAAGGCGCTCGAGGGCGGCCAGGTCGAGGTGCTGGATATGCAGCACGGCAACTGGAACCGCGACGATGCCTTTAAGGTGATGCAGGACTACCTGACCAAGTATCCGCAGATCGATGCCGTATGGGCAGCGGACGACGATATGGCCATGGGCGTTCTGGAGGCGATCTCGGCCGCGGGCCGCGACGGCAAGATGGTGGTCGTCGGCGGCGCTGGCATGAAGGACATCGTCAAGCGGATCATGGATAAAGACCCGGCCCTGCCGGTCGACGTGACCTACCCGCCGGGGCTGATCTCGGCCGCGATCGAGATGACTGCGCTGCACTTCACCTCTACCGCCCCGGTCATGGGCCGCTTCATCATCGGCAGCCAGCTGATCACCCCGGAGAACGCGGCGCAGTTCTACTTCCCCGACAGCCCGTTCTAA
- a CDS encoding glycosyltransferase — protein MTTAPRVAIIAHSHPRLRAGGGEIAAWRQFDRLRARGVDAWFLGVVAGDDGLRLGGTMGDVTAFDPRDLALRTGAMDPFLMEQPDAAAEDRLLATILRFDAGIYHFHHVWNIGAGVIRRLRVQRPQARLVLTLHEMAPICALWGQMVRADGGLCDAATPLDCAACLPAHAPLSFAIRRARMLEVLGLMDVLIAPSRFLAGRYEDWGVPAGRIQVIENGLPSDGAPHPAPIPQGAEADALSRRFAFFGNATPTKGLDVLANAAARLAVDPAAGQVTIEAHGVDAAGFARALPGFSVPPTLALRGRYRPAEATARMARQGWVIVPSTWWENAPVVIDEARAARRPVIASDIGGMAEKTAGWGLQFPVGDAGALASLIATLAGDGARWAALAAAVPPPASLDQVLNEWASACGITLRE, from the coding sequence ATGACCACGGCCCCGCGCGTCGCCATCATCGCCCATTCCCACCCCCGCCTGCGCGCTGGCGGCGGCGAGATCGCGGCTTGGCGCCAGTTCGACCGGCTGCGCGCGCGCGGCGTTGACGCCTGGTTCCTCGGAGTAGTCGCGGGGGACGATGGCCTGCGTCTCGGCGGCACGATGGGCGACGTGACCGCCTTTGACCCGCGCGATCTGGCCCTGCGCACCGGCGCGATGGACCCGTTCCTGATGGAGCAGCCCGACGCCGCTGCCGAGGATCGTCTGCTGGCGACGATCCTGCGGTTTGACGCCGGGATCTATCATTTTCACCATGTCTGGAACATCGGCGCCGGGGTGATCCGCCGCCTGCGCGTGCAGCGGCCGCAGGCACGCCTGGTTCTGACCCTGCACGAGATGGCGCCGATCTGCGCCCTCTGGGGCCAAATGGTGCGCGCAGACGGCGGCCTCTGCGATGCGGCAACGCCCCTCGATTGCGCAGCTTGCCTGCCGGCCCATGCCCCTCTGTCCTTCGCCATCCGCCGGGCGCGGATGCTCGAGGTGCTGGGGCTGATGGACGTGCTGATCGCGCCCAGCCGCTTTCTGGCCGGTCGGTACGAGGACTGGGGCGTGCCGGCCGGCCGCATCCAGGTGATCGAGAATGGCTTGCCGTCCGACGGCGCGCCCCACCCCGCGCCGATCCCGCAAGGCGCAGAGGCGGACGCCCTGTCGCGCCGCTTTGCGTTTTTCGGCAATGCCACGCCGACCAAAGGCCTCGACGTGTTGGCGAACGCGGCGGCCCGGCTGGCCGTCGACCCTGCCGCCGGCCAGGTGACGATCGAGGCGCATGGCGTCGATGCCGCCGGCTTTGCCCGCGCCCTGCCGGGATTTTCCGTCCCGCCGACGCTGGCCCTGCGCGGGCGCTACCGCCCGGCAGAGGCGACCGCACGCATGGCGCGGCAGGGCTGGGTGATCGTGCCCTCGACCTGGTGGGAAAACGCCCCCGTGGTGATCGACGAGGCGCGCGCGGCACGGCGCCCGGTTATCGCCTCGGATATCGGCGGGATGGCGGAAAAGACCGCTGGCTGGGGGCTGCAGTTCCCGGTCGGAGATGCCGGCGCCTTGGCGAGTCTGATCGCCACGCTCGCCGGCGACGGTGCGCGCTGGGCGGCCTTGGCCGCGGCAGTCCCACCGCCAGCAAGCCTCGATCAGGTACTTAATGAATGGGCGAGCGCTTGCGGGATTACACTCCGCGAGTAA
- a CDS encoding glycosyltransferase — protein sequence MSSPDPRGGPAAGGAPRVSVVIPVMGHPVLVDDAIASAAALLDEGTVSRIIVVNDGCGFAETRDALASWAAALGRDRLKVVPQVNRGLSAARNAGIEVALADPVGPPDALFLLDADNRFAPGAGAAFAALLEGHPEGDWFYPPFDFFGQDGSYAGEAAPSALMHILANHSEAGSLIRTRVFATGLRFAEDLRQGYEDWDFFLAATGRGLVGLPAGRPLMQYRKRPASMLAASHELDSRLRADLRQRHPWLFQPRGLLAREAADFPRYALTAQATGPAVVGSDPALMAAWPAGELQAALFRHLGAPLRHHAPPYVIVMPDALRAALTNAGLLSGILWNIERRFARDPDCEAMTVGIAASDATFGWTEAGDAADAPAITALSPAIIARAAAQGEVPADAAALRAGAARAQLTLPTSIATGPAGDGSATEAQHLLAGLAAHPYRATLAERWDWREPGGARSRAAAITAPRQVAHGGVVLPFLGTPGARLEIGFTVPIFDQGGVEKVVLQLARTLHEAGHACHLFVIGGRPAHLHPDELALFASLSFLPDPSAGDWHGTPYLGTAEPSWGNPTERSDLEGLLRPMDLVINAHAAAVHKVAAALRRGGTRMASHEHLLEVSQYGRSYGPPMLALAYENAYDRILTCSTSLSDWLGAHGVPQAKLMPLVNAPGYPLAPADVAAALAGRADPLAERPLSVLYLGRLDEQKGIDRVAAIFARLAGAGGANFRLTVGGRPVVGGAEPVNWPPGTQVLGAVEGPEALTAAFAGADILILPSRYEGLPLVLLEAQRVGCVPIATDVGAVREAIDHGRTGFVVPEDDCIAAITDHILHLSQDRPRLAAMSEAAAATSRDWQQAAQPLLDWCAAIADMRDEASPEPISVGALAT from the coding sequence GTGAGCTCGCCCGACCCTCGCGGCGGCCCCGCCGCCGGCGGGGCGCCGCGTGTCAGCGTGGTCATCCCCGTCATGGGTCACCCGGTACTGGTCGACGACGCGATTGCGTCGGCGGCAGCGCTGCTCGACGAGGGGACGGTCAGCCGCATCATCGTCGTCAACGACGGCTGCGGTTTTGCCGAGACGCGCGATGCGCTGGCCTCTTGGGCGGCGGCGCTCGGGCGGGACCGGCTGAAGGTCGTGCCGCAGGTCAACCGCGGCCTCAGTGCCGCGCGCAACGCCGGGATCGAGGTTGCACTGGCGGACCCCGTAGGACCACCGGATGCGCTGTTTTTGCTCGATGCCGACAACCGCTTTGCGCCTGGCGCTGGCGCCGCCTTCGCGGCGCTGCTGGAGGGTCACCCGGAGGGCGACTGGTTCTATCCACCGTTCGATTTCTTCGGCCAGGACGGCAGCTACGCGGGCGAGGCGGCGCCCTCGGCCTTGATGCACATCCTCGCCAATCATTCCGAGGCCGGCAGCCTGATCCGCACCCGCGTCTTTGCCACGGGCCTGCGTTTTGCCGAGGACCTGCGCCAAGGCTATGAGGATTGGGACTTTTTCCTCGCCGCGACCGGCCGCGGGCTGGTTGGCCTGCCGGCTGGCCGGCCGCTGATGCAGTATCGCAAGCGTCCCGCCTCGATGCTGGCCGCCAGCCACGAACTCGACAGCCGCCTGAGGGCGGATCTGCGCCAGCGCCACCCTTGGCTGTTCCAGCCGCGCGGCCTGCTGGCGCGCGAGGCAGCGGATTTCCCTCGCTACGCGCTGACTGCACAGGCCACCGGCCCGGCCGTGGTGGGCAGCGATCCCGCCCTGATGGCCGCATGGCCTGCGGGCGAGTTGCAGGCGGCGCTGTTCCGCCATCTCGGCGCCCCGCTGCGCCACCACGCACCGCCCTATGTTATCGTCATGCCAGACGCCCTGCGCGCGGCCCTTACAAACGCCGGTCTGCTGAGCGGCATCCTGTGGAACATCGAGCGCCGCTTTGCCCGCGATCCGGACTGCGAAGCGATGACCGTCGGCATCGCTGCCTCTGATGCGACCTTCGGCTGGACCGAGGCTGGCGATGCCGCAGACGCGCCGGCAATCACCGCGCTAAGCCCCGCCATTATCGCCCGCGCCGCCGCGCAGGGCGAGGTGCCGGCCGATGCCGCGGCCCTGCGCGCCGGTGCAGCGCGGGCGCAGCTGACCTTGCCGACGAGCATCGCGACCGGCCCCGCTGGTGATGGCAGTGCGACCGAGGCCCAACACCTGCTGGCCGGCCTCGCCGCCCACCCTTACCGCGCCACGTTGGCCGAGCGCTGGGACTGGCGCGAGCCGGGCGGCGCGCGCTCCCGCGCCGCGGCGATCACCGCGCCCCGCCAGGTGGCTCATGGTGGCGTGGTGCTGCCGTTCCTCGGCACGCCCGGCGCGCGCCTGGAGATCGGCTTTACCGTGCCGATTTTTGACCAAGGCGGCGTCGAAAAGGTGGTCCTGCAACTGGCCCGCACGCTGCATGAGGCTGGCCATGCCTGCCATTTGTTCGTCATCGGCGGCCGCCCAGCGCATCTGCATCCGGACGAGCTGGCGCTTTTCGCCTCGCTCAGCTTCCTGCCCGATCCCAGCGCCGGCGATTGGCACGGAACACCCTACCTCGGCACCGCCGAGCCGAGTTGGGGCAATCCGACGGAGCGTTCTGACCTCGAAGGGCTGCTGCGGCCGATGGACCTGGTCATCAACGCCCACGCTGCAGCGGTCCACAAGGTCGCAGCGGCGCTGCGCCGGGGCGGCACCCGTATGGCCAGCCACGAACACCTGCTCGAGGTCAGCCAGTATGGCCGCAGCTATGGCCCGCCCATGCTGGCCCTCGCCTATGAGAATGCCTACGACCGCATCCTGACCTGCTCGACCTCGCTGTCCGACTGGCTCGGCGCGCACGGCGTGCCGCAGGCCAAGCTGATGCCGTTGGTCAACGCCCCCGGCTATCCGCTCGCCCCGGCCGATGTCGCAGCCGCGCTCGCGGGGCGAGCCGATCCCCTGGCGGAACGGCCGCTGTCGGTCCTCTACCTCGGGCGGCTGGACGAGCAGAAAGGCATCGACCGCGTCGCCGCGATCTTTGCCCGGCTAGCTGGGGCCGGCGGCGCGAATTTCCGCCTGACGGTCGGCGGACGGCCCGTGGTCGGCGGCGCTGAGCCCGTGAACTGGCCCCCCGGCACGCAAGTGTTGGGGGCAGTCGAGGGCCCCGAGGCGCTGACCGCTGCCTTTGCCGGCGCTGATATCCTGATCCTGCCCTCGCGCTACGAGGGGCTGCCGCTAGTCTTGCTCGAGGCGCAGCGCGTCGGCTGCGTGCCCATCGCGACCGATGTCGGCGCGGTGCGCGAAGCCATCGACCACGGCCGCACCGGTTTTGTCGTGCCCGAGGATGACTGCATCGCCGCGATCACCGACCACATCCTGCACCTCTCGCAAGACCGGCCGCGCCTCGCGGCCATGTCGGAGGCCGCAGCCGCCACCAGCCGCGACTGGCAGCAAGCGGCCCAACCCCTGCTGGACTGGTGCGCCGCAATCGCCGATATGCGGGATGAAGCCTCGCCCGAGCCCATTTCCGTTGGAGCCCTCGCCACATGA
- a CDS encoding DUF6212 domain-containing protein has protein sequence MSEAAPIDPDPARQDTSPLPLLLVAGSVPEDLAASLPGFELLPVALDTAPDDPNLRAAMAPARLLLAPRASLTQARDLADAAGLPDLAVAALEDAITAVPAALAARLAAAERDAGIARRSAALLRRETEEVSRRLNTLEAFIWGLGGPRQMQALHWPPADRIAHAPAADAVLTQRLPIDSPGIAAVDLWLPDAGESEARELSVAILDSEGTVHALRLDDGALRRDDGWLRFLAPAPLAGDRQDCSLQLSGADPKLSLGLGPAVPDPDFALHGSDTQDGEDSDRTLALRVWRATGGAGLTITEGGAGRPGNAFAQRIRPADMPRPSLLATPRGAKDYVATAFWAGEDAILVHPSAGGPVCALLQRVPLAGLTRLSAVVHAARRDGPPVAFALGVSQSGNITEDNWADHLGPWVTLPPGGWGEVHAPLKAAAMSGERCDVALATAVAGGASNDNAWALFRAFRAVGRFEP, from the coding sequence ATGAGTGAAGCCGCCCCCATCGACCCCGACCCAGCCCGACAGGACACGTCGCCCCTGCCGCTGCTTCTGGTCGCAGGATCCGTGCCGGAAGATCTGGCCGCATCGCTGCCGGGTTTTGAGTTGCTGCCCGTCGCCCTCGACACCGCACCGGACGATCCGAACCTGCGCGCGGCCATGGCGCCAGCCCGCCTCCTGCTGGCGCCGCGCGCCAGTCTGACCCAGGCGCGCGATCTGGCCGACGCGGCCGGCCTGCCCGACCTCGCCGTCGCGGCGCTGGAGGATGCCATCACTGCCGTGCCGGCCGCCCTCGCCGCGCGACTGGCCGCGGCCGAGCGTGACGCCGGCATCGCGCGCCGCAGTGCCGCCCTGCTGCGCCGCGAAACCGAGGAAGTGAGCCGCCGCCTGAACACCCTTGAGGCCTTCATCTGGGGCCTCGGCGGGCCGCGGCAAATGCAGGCGCTGCACTGGCCCCCTGCCGATCGCATCGCCCATGCGCCCGCGGCGGACGCGGTCCTTACCCAGCGGTTGCCGATCGACAGCCCCGGCATCGCCGCTGTCGATCTGTGGCTGCCAGATGCCGGCGAGTCCGAGGCGCGCGAACTGTCGGTCGCAATCCTCGACAGCGAGGGCACCGTCCATGCCTTGCGGCTTGATGACGGCGCCCTGCGCCGCGACGACGGCTGGCTGCGTTTCCTCGCACCTGCCCCGCTGGCAGGCGATCGCCAGGATTGCAGCCTGCAACTGTCTGGTGCGGACCCCAAGCTTTCCCTCGGCCTCGGCCCGGCGGTGCCAGACCCGGATTTTGCCCTGCACGGCTCCGATACCCAAGACGGCGAGGACAGCGACCGGACCCTCGCCCTGCGCGTCTGGCGCGCGACCGGCGGGGCCGGCCTGACGATCACGGAGGGCGGCGCAGGCCGACCCGGCAATGCATTCGCCCAGCGCATCCGTCCCGCCGATATGCCCCGGCCCAGCCTGCTCGCCACCCCGCGGGGCGCCAAAGACTACGTCGCGACTGCCTTTTGGGCTGGCGAGGACGCCATCCTCGTCCACCCCTCGGCTGGAGGTCCCGTCTGCGCGCTGCTGCAACGGGTGCCGCTGGCCGGCCTGACGCGCCTGTCCGCGGTGGTCCACGCCGCCCGCCGCGACGGACCGCCCGTGGCCTTTGCGCTGGGCGTCAGCCAATCGGGCAACATCACCGAGGATAACTGGGCTGACCACCTCGGCCCCTGGGTAACGCTGCCGCCGGGCGGCTGGGGCGAGGTGCACGCGCCTCTCAAGGCCGCGGCAATGTCCGGCGAGCGGTGCGACGTGGCGCTGGCGACCGCAGTCGCCGGCGGCGCCAGCAACGACAACGCCTGGGCCCTGTTCCGTGCCTTCCGGGCGGTCGGAAGGTTCGAGCCGTGA
- a CDS encoding MarR family winged helix-turn-helix transcriptional regulator gives MQRTDHSHTGTPHGHDDGQPEARGRSHVDAADVRRIVGFVALVSASFDGALRQLDPSLTLSQYAALEAINRAGRLRPFRLASQQRISRQLAWQTCKRLESLGLVAFEGMEAGKRGVEVTATPAGAAHLDGIASLLDRLAERLGEPGAKGERFEPHPTRRGLRLLAHAAGALQDEAETAAGADSPDAPAESPAPRRKRVTPQPPPAPEGGAMPWKDPAPIRTKFDHE, from the coding sequence ATGCAGCGGACCGATCATAGCCATACCGGTACCCCGCACGGACATGACGACGGGCAACCCGAGGCGCGGGGTCGCAGCCATGTCGATGCCGCCGATGTCCGCCGCATCGTCGGCTTCGTGGCGCTGGTCTCCGCCAGCTTCGACGGCGCGCTGCGGCAACTCGATCCCAGCCTGACGCTCAGCCAGTATGCCGCGCTCGAGGCGATCAATCGCGCCGGCCGGCTGCGCCCGTTCCGCCTCGCAAGCCAGCAGCGCATCTCCCGACAGTTGGCGTGGCAGACCTGCAAGCGGTTGGAAAGCCTCGGCCTTGTCGCCTTCGAGGGGATGGAGGCCGGCAAGCGCGGGGTCGAGGTCACGGCCACCCCGGCGGGCGCCGCGCATCTGGACGGCATCGCATCGCTGCTGGATCGCCTCGCCGAACGCCTCGGCGAGCCTGGCGCCAAGGGCGAGCGCTTCGAGCCGCATCCGACCCGGCGCGGCCTACGCCTGCTGGCCCATGCCGCCGGCGCGCTGCAGGACGAGGCCGAGACGGCGGCCGGGGCTGACAGCCCAGATGCGCCGGCCGAATCGCCCGCCCCGCGCCGCAAACGCGTGACCCCGCAGCCACCGCCCGCGCCCGAGGGAGGGGCGATGCCATGGAAAGATCCCGCCCCGATCCGCACGAAGTTCGACCATGAGTGA